Proteins from a single region of Sphingomonas morindae:
- the lepB gene encoding signal peptidase I, protein MTEDPRLNDTTDRAPLAGKTRQGTDWWAEIKGLFWLVLAVLAFHSLIAKPFYIPSESMMPTLIKGDRLVVTKFPYGWSYASPSFHVLPFMHGRIFGHMPERGDVVILTPPGESSDYIKRVIGLPGDTLEVREGQVILNGKPIPRLAETPAMIPVDANVPCDRGLEAQYRITGKDGRAYCALPRFRETLPSGRSYDTIDMGYIPGSGDDYGPITVPAGHVFVMGDNRDESADSRYPIEELGLGGPVPWENLGGRAEFITFSLDGSSQWYNPLSWFTALRGGRSGTSLHPARAGAPR, encoded by the coding sequence ATGACCGAGGATCCCCGCTTGAACGACACCACCGACCGCGCGCCGCTCGCCGGCAAGACCAGGCAGGGCACCGATTGGTGGGCCGAGATCAAGGGCCTGTTCTGGCTCGTGCTGGCCGTGCTGGCCTTTCACAGCCTGATCGCCAAGCCCTTCTACATCCCGTCCGAATCGATGATGCCCACGCTCATCAAGGGCGATCGGCTGGTGGTGACGAAATTTCCCTATGGCTGGAGCTACGCCTCGCCCAGCTTCCATGTCCTGCCCTTCATGCACGGCCGCATCTTCGGCCACATGCCCGAGCGCGGTGATGTCGTGATCCTCACCCCGCCGGGCGAGAGCAGCGACTATATCAAGCGCGTGATCGGCCTGCCGGGCGATACGCTGGAGGTGCGCGAGGGCCAGGTGATCCTCAACGGCAAGCCGATCCCGCGTCTCGCGGAAACGCCGGCGATGATTCCGGTCGATGCCAATGTGCCCTGCGATCGCGGGCTCGAGGCGCAGTACCGCATCACCGGCAAGGACGGCCGCGCCTATTGCGCGCTGCCCCGCTTCCGCGAGACCTTGCCCTCAGGCCGCAGCTACGACACGATCGACATGGGCTATATCCCCGGCTCGGGCGATGATTATGGGCCCATCACCGTGCCGGCGGGCCATGTCTTCGTGATGGGCGACAATCGCGACGAATCGGCCGACAGCCGCTATCCGATCGAGGAGCTGGGCCTGGGCGGCCCGGTGCCGTGGGAAAATCTGGGCGGTCGGGCCGAGTTCATCACCTTCTCGCTCGATGGCTCGTCCCAATGGTACAACCCGCTGAGCTGGTTCACCGCGCTGCGCGGCGGCCGCAGCGGCACCAGCCTGCACCCCGCGCGCGCCGGCGCGCCGCGATGA
- the rpsU gene encoding 30S ribosomal protein S21 has translation MQIIVRDNNVDQALRALKKKLQREGVYREMKLRRHYEKPSEKRARERAAAIRRARKLERKRAERDGVR, from the coding sequence ATGCAGATCATCGTTCGCGACAACAATGTCGACCAGGCGCTCCGAGCTCTCAAGAAGAAGCTCCAGCGCGAGGGCGTGTATCGCGAGATGAAGCTGCGCCGCCACTATGAGAAGCCGTCGGAGAAGCGCGCGCGCGAGCGCGCCGCCGCCATCCGTCGCGCCCGCAAGCTGGAGCGCAAGCGCGCCGAGCGCGACGGCGTCCGGTAA
- a CDS encoding AI-2E family transporter codes for MTDEEARRAPEAPGPLTLSDPRTRAELTRAIVWVSVILAVVLIYVLAQPLLLIVGGTVFAAMLDGGARLLGRVLPIRRGLRIAIVALVAFAFLLGVVYYAGVELVGQFEALKTVVTLQVQRVEGWAESFGLLPQGGGTMTALSKQLMGSLGQLTSAVGTALGAVTSGAMIIVLGLFIAAEPRIYERGFAWLLPMEKRAGFYRTTSDMAHTMRRLMAGRLLGMAVEGVFIGVALSLVGVPMALLLGILTGLLAFLPNIGAIISGALTILVGFSAGTTTGLLAVGAYAMVQILDGYVIVPIVARRSVDLAPALVLGMQLLLGALFGLLGLMFADPLVAMTKVALERKSGLAPQVAQREA; via the coding sequence ATGACCGACGAGGAGGCGCGCCGCGCGCCCGAGGCGCCGGGCCCGCTGACGCTCAGCGATCCCCGCACGCGCGCCGAGCTGACCCGCGCGATCGTGTGGGTTTCGGTGATCCTCGCCGTGGTGCTGATCTATGTCCTGGCCCAGCCGCTGCTGCTGATCGTGGGCGGCACGGTGTTCGCGGCCATGCTGGACGGCGGCGCCCGGCTGCTGGGGCGGGTGCTGCCGATCCGGCGCGGGCTGCGCATCGCGATCGTCGCGCTCGTCGCCTTCGCCTTCCTGCTGGGCGTCGTCTATTATGCCGGGGTTGAGCTGGTCGGTCAGTTCGAGGCGCTGAAGACGGTGGTGACGCTCCAGGTCCAGCGCGTCGAGGGCTGGGCGGAAAGCTTCGGCCTGCTGCCCCAGGGGGGCGGCACGATGACCGCTTTGTCCAAGCAGCTGATGGGATCGCTCGGCCAGCTGACCAGCGCGGTCGGCACCGCGCTGGGCGCGGTCACCTCGGGTGCGATGATCATCGTGCTCGGCCTGTTCATCGCCGCCGAACCGCGCATCTACGAGCGCGGCTTCGCCTGGCTGCTGCCCATGGAGAAGCGCGCCGGCTTCTATCGCACCACCTCCGACATGGCGCACACCATGCGCCGGCTCATGGCCGGGCGGCTGCTCGGCATGGCGGTGGAAGGCGTGTTCATCGGGGTCGCGCTGTCGCTGGTCGGCGTGCCGATGGCGCTGCTGCTGGGCATTCTCACCGGGCTGCTCGCCTTCCTCCCCAATATCGGCGCGATCATCTCGGGCGCGCTGACGATCCTGGTCGGCTTCTCGGCGGGCACCACCACCGGCCTGCTGGCGGTGGGCGCCTATGCGATGGTGCAGATCCTCGACGGCTATGTGATCGTGCCGATCGTGGCGCGCCGCTCGGTCGATCTCGCGCCGGCGCTGGTGCTCGGCATGCAGCTGCTGCTCGGCGCGCTGTTCGGGCTGCTCGGCCTGATGTTCGCCGATCCGCTGGTCGCCATGACCAAGGTGGCGCTGGAGCGGAAGAGCGGGCTGGCGCCGCAGGTGGCGCAGCGCGAGGCGTGA
- a CDS encoding cisplatin damage response ATP-dependent DNA ligase, translating to MRRFAKLLDGLVYTRSRNAKLKLIEDYLRATPDPDRGWAMAALTGTLDLKTVKPAAIHDMVARRIDPVLFAMSRDFVGDLAETVALLWPKAGHEPEALDDGTLTISAAIERLSGLPRGEAPEALAAMLDHLDASGRYALLKLATGALRVGVSARLAKTALAQTFGLDVDEVEELWHGLAPPYAPLFAWAEGRGERPAAGALPVFRPFMLAHPLEDGTALSLEDYAAEWKWDGIRVQIVRAGGETRLYSRAGDDITGSFPEIAEAFVLEAVLDGELLVRGQAQGGAAHGGAAASFNALQQRLGRKQVSARMLADYPAFVRVYDVLVDGAEDLRPQPWRLRRARLERLAAALPADRFDLSMLIEAPDFAALGEIRLGARDAAIEGLMLKRRDSPYLGGRRVGAWYKWKRDPLVADCVMMYAQRGHGKRSSFYSDYTFGCWTAPPEQGGELLPVGKAYSGFTDEELAGLDRFVRTHTVQRFGPVREVEKTLVLEVAFDSIHASKRHKSGLAMRFPRVSRIRRDKPAAEADLIATLKAMVPADEA from the coding sequence GTGCGGCGCTTCGCCAAGCTGCTTGACGGGCTCGTCTACACACGATCGCGCAATGCCAAGCTCAAGCTGATCGAGGATTATCTCCGCGCTACGCCCGATCCCGACCGGGGCTGGGCGATGGCCGCGCTGACCGGCACGCTCGATCTCAAGACGGTCAAGCCCGCCGCCATTCACGACATGGTGGCGCGGCGGATCGATCCCGTGCTGTTCGCGATGAGCCGCGATTTTGTCGGCGATCTCGCCGAGACGGTGGCCTTGCTCTGGCCCAAGGCCGGGCACGAGCCCGAGGCGCTGGACGATGGCACGCTCACCATCAGCGCCGCGATCGAGCGCCTGTCCGGCCTGCCGCGCGGCGAGGCGCCCGAGGCGCTGGCCGCCATGCTCGATCATCTCGATGCCTCCGGCCGGTACGCGCTGCTCAAGCTGGCGACGGGCGCGCTGCGCGTCGGCGTCTCGGCGCGGCTCGCCAAGACCGCGCTCGCCCAGACCTTCGGGCTCGATGTCGACGAGGTCGAGGAGCTGTGGCACGGGCTGGCGCCGCCCTATGCGCCGCTCTTCGCCTGGGCCGAGGGGCGGGGCGAGCGGCCCGCGGCGGGTGCGCTGCCGGTCTTCCGTCCCTTCATGCTCGCCCATCCGCTCGAGGACGGCACCGCCCTCTCGCTCGAGGACTATGCCGCCGAGTGGAAATGGGACGGTATTCGCGTCCAGATCGTCCGCGCCGGCGGCGAGACGCGGCTCTACAGCCGCGCGGGCGACGATATCACCGGCAGCTTTCCCGAGATCGCCGAGGCCTTTGTGCTGGAGGCGGTGTTGGATGGCGAGCTGCTGGTGCGCGGCCAGGCGCAGGGCGGCGCCGCGCATGGCGGCGCGGCGGCGAGCTTCAACGCGCTCCAGCAGCGGCTGGGGCGCAAGCAGGTGAGCGCGCGCATGCTGGCGGACTATCCCGCCTTCGTCCGCGTGTACGACGTGCTGGTGGACGGCGCGGAGGATCTCCGGCCGCAGCCCTGGCGGCTACGGCGCGCGCGGCTCGAGCGACTGGCGGCGGCGCTGCCGGCCGATCGGTTCGATCTCTCCATGCTGATCGAGGCGCCCGATTTCGCGGCTTTGGGCGAAATCCGTCTCGGCGCGCGCGACGCCGCGATCGAGGGGCTGATGCTCAAGCGGCGCGACAGCCCCTATCTGGGCGGCCGCAGGGTGGGGGCCTGGTACAAGTGGAAGCGCGATCCGCTCGTCGCCGATTGCGTGATGATGTACGCGCAGCGCGGCCACGGCAAACGCTCCAGCTTCTATTCGGACTATACCTTCGGCTGCTGGACGGCGCCGCCCGAGCAGGGAGGCGAGCTGCTGCCCGTGGGCAAGGCCTATTCGGGCTTCACCGACGAGGAGCTGGCCGGACTCGATCGGTTCGTGCGCACCCATACGGTGCAGCGCTTCGGGCCGGTGCGCGAGGTGGAGAAGACGCTGGTGCTGGAGGTGGCGTTCGATTCGATCCATGCGTCCAAGCGCCACAAGAGCGGCCTGGCGATGCGCTTTCCCCGGGTCAGCCGGATTCGGCGTGACAAACCCGCGGCGGAGGCCGATCTGATCGCCACGCTCAAGGCCATGGTGCCCGCCGACGAGGCGTAA
- a CDS encoding pyridoxine 5'-phosphate synthase, which produces MTLRLGVNIDHVATIRNARGGRTPDPLRAAEIATAAGADGITAHLREDRRHIMDEDIARLIGGIALPLNLEMAATEEMLAIALRHRPHAACIVPERREEVTTEGGLDAARQHNHLKPIVSRLGEAGVRVSLFIEPDPRQIEAALSLGAPVVELHTGRYALSEGEAQAAELRRLADGAALAAKNGIEVHAGHGLTFDNVAPIAAIPQVRELNIGHFLIGEAIFVGLEAAIRRMRAAMDAAR; this is translated from the coding sequence ATGACCTTGAGGCTTGGCGTAAACATCGATCATGTCGCGACCATCCGCAACGCACGCGGGGGCCGCACCCCGGATCCGCTGCGCGCGGCGGAGATCGCCACCGCCGCCGGCGCGGACGGCATCACCGCGCATCTGCGCGAGGATCGCCGCCACATCATGGACGAGGATATCGCCCGGCTGATCGGTGGCATCGCGCTGCCGCTCAACCTGGAGATGGCCGCCACCGAGGAGATGCTGGCGATCGCGCTGCGCCATCGCCCGCACGCCGCCTGCATCGTGCCCGAGCGCCGCGAGGAAGTGACCACCGAGGGCGGGCTGGACGCGGCGCGCCAGCATAACCACCTCAAGCCGATCGTCTCGCGTCTGGGCGAGGCGGGCGTGCGCGTCAGCCTGTTCATCGAGCCCGATCCGCGCCAGATCGAGGCGGCGCTCTCGCTCGGCGCGCCCGTGGTGGAGCTGCATACCGGCCGCTACGCGCTGAGCGAGGGCGAGGCCCAGGCCGCCGAGCTGCGCCGCCTCGCCGATGGTGCCGCGCTGGCCGCCAAGAACGGCATCGAGGTCCATGCCGGCCATGGCCTCACCTTCGACAATGTCGCCCCGATCGCGGCGATCCCGCAGGTGCGCGAGCTGAATATCGGCCATTTCCTGATCGGCGAGGCGATCTTCGTGGGGCTCGAGGCGGCGATCCGGCGGATGCGCGCGGCGATGGACGCGGCGCGATGA
- the pyrE gene encoding orotate phosphoribosyltransferase produces the protein MTDEEVLAEFRAADALLEGHFILSSGLRSPTYLQCARVLMDPRRAARLCAELASRLTPAVHAGVTAVVSPAMGGVIAGYEMARALGVEAMFVERPTGQFELRRGFTLEPGQKVLMMEDVVTTGLSSREAIAAIEAAGGRVIAAACLVDRSNGKADVGVPLTALVRLDVPTYAADALPPALAALPAIKPGSRAA, from the coding sequence ATGACGGACGAGGAGGTTCTGGCGGAGTTCCGGGCGGCCGACGCGCTGCTTGAGGGCCATTTCATCCTCTCGTCGGGGCTGCGCAGCCCCACCTATCTCCAGTGCGCGCGCGTGCTGATGGATCCGCGCCGCGCCGCGCGGCTGTGCGCCGAACTCGCCTCGCGGCTGACGCCCGCCGTGCATGCCGGGGTGACGGCGGTGGTCTCCCCCGCCATGGGCGGCGTGATCGCGGGCTATGAGATGGCGCGCGCGCTGGGTGTCGAGGCGATGTTCGTCGAGCGGCCCACCGGCCAGTTCGAGCTGCGGCGCGGCTTCACGCTCGAGCCCGGGCAGAAGGTGCTGATGATGGAGGATGTCGTCACCACCGGCCTGTCCTCGCGCGAGGCGATCGCGGCGATCGAGGCGGCCGGCGGCCGGGTGATCGCGGCGGCCTGCCTGGTGGACCGTTCCAACGGCAAGGCCGATGTCGGCGTGCCGCTGACCGCGCTGGTGCGGCTCGACGTGCCGACCTATGCGGCCGACGCGCTGCCGCCCGCGCTCGCCGCCCTGCCCGCCATCAAGCCCGGCAGCCGCGCCGCCTGA
- a CDS encoding FKBP-type peptidyl-prolyl cis-trans isomerase yields the protein MSEVTAVPLRPVGKGTVRRLWLGVAAAVLIGGGLAWAGTARQVAMGEPPAVFLAKNAKKHGVHTTASGLEYQVLSQGQGNTAGATDIVLIDYDGKLLDGSTFDSTAQHGSPAVMPVAGSIPGFSEGLQLMNRGARYRFWIPPQLGYGAQGAGDGVIPPNSVLVFDVTLREIAPQQPDAGMAGMTGPGGQP from the coding sequence ATGTCCGAAGTTACCGCCGTTCCGCTGCGTCCCGTCGGCAAAGGCACGGTCAGGCGTTTGTGGCTGGGCGTCGCGGCGGCGGTGCTGATCGGCGGCGGCCTGGCCTGGGCGGGCACCGCGCGGCAGGTCGCCATGGGCGAGCCGCCCGCCGTGTTCCTGGCGAAGAACGCCAAGAAGCATGGCGTCCACACCACCGCCTCCGGCCTCGAATATCAGGTGCTGAGCCAGGGGCAGGGCAATACGGCCGGCGCCACCGACATCGTGCTCATCGATTATGACGGCAAGCTGCTCGACGGATCGACCTTCGATTCCACGGCGCAGCACGGCTCGCCGGCGGTGATGCCGGTGGCGGGCTCGATCCCCGGTTTCTCCGAAGGATTGCAGCTCATGAACCGGGGCGCGCGCTACCGTTTCTGGATCCCGCCGCAGCTCGGCTATGGCGCGCAGGGCGCGGGCGACGGGGTGATCCCGCCCAACAGCGTGCTGGTGTTCGATGTGACGCTTCGCGAGATCGCGCCGCAGCAGCCCGACGCCGGCATGGCGGGGATGACGGGGCCCGGCGGCCAGCCCTGA
- the acpS gene encoding holo-ACP synthase, with protein sequence MILGLGSDLCNITRIQSALDRHGDRFLARVFTDHERAKAESRPFTRAATLAKRFAAKEAFSKAVGTGFRQGVFMRDIGVVNLPSGAPSLSLTGGARARLDALVPEGCVAHVHLTMTDDHPWAQALVVIEARTLAE encoded by the coding sequence ATGATCCTCGGCCTGGGCTCCGACCTGTGCAACATCACGCGGATCCAGTCCGCGCTCGATCGCCATGGCGACCGCTTCCTCGCCCGCGTCTTCACCGATCACGAACGCGCCAAGGCCGAGAGCCGGCCCTTCACGCGCGCCGCCACCCTGGCCAAGCGCTTCGCCGCCAAGGAGGCGTTTTCCAAGGCGGTGGGAACCGGCTTTCGTCAGGGCGTGTTCATGCGCGATATCGGAGTCGTCAACCTGCCCTCCGGCGCCCCGAGCCTGTCGCTCACCGGCGGCGCCCGGGCACGGCTTGATGCTCTGGTGCCGGAAGGCTGCGTCGCCCATGTTCATCTCACCATGACCGACGATCATCCCTGGGCCCAGGCGCTGGTCGTGATCGAGGCCAGGACGCTGGCCGAATGA